The Mesorhizobium sp. NBSH29 genome has a segment encoding these proteins:
- a CDS encoding UdgX family uracil-DNA binding protein (This protein belongs to the uracil DNA glycosylase superfamily, members of which act in excision repair of DNA. However, it belongs more specifically to UdgX branch, whose founding member was found to bind uracil in DNA (where it does not belong), without cleaving it, appears to promote DNA repair by a pathway involving RecA, rather than base excision.) codes for MRFIALPRLGTATAWRDAARTALVAMTPPDQLVWSRGAGSDDLFNRARRVSDVSATEGPAPSVPKSFVELADLVIWHADPERFALLYALLWRLRTEPRIVSDRGDPAVAKLQAMAKAVRRDMHKMKAFVRFRDVGVTGATRRRFAAWFEPSHFTLEPTAGFFTRRFGDMDWSILTPDLSAHFSNASLTFADGEPKPALPDDAAEALWVTYFRNIFNPARLKVNAMRAEMPKKYWKNLPEASAIPELIATAGARAKAMRENAPTLPPLRAARVHAHALATVHARPMEGGLPEFRTELRGCTRCALYRDATQAVPGEGPLDAPLMIVGEQPGDEEDLSGRPFVGPAGRLFDQVAAEAGLDRHRAYITNAVKHFKYVVRGKRRLHQRPNSNEISHCRWWLDAERALLKPKLILAMGASAAEALTGSGEGILKRRGTIETTGDGTPVLLTVHPSYLLRLPEGTARIHAIGNFRLDLEQTASRLRME; via the coding sequence ATGCGCTTCATTGCTCTGCCCCGGTTAGGCACCGCGACAGCCTGGCGTGATGCAGCCCGCACTGCGCTCGTGGCTATGACCCCGCCCGATCAGCTTGTCTGGTCACGCGGCGCAGGCTCCGACGACCTTTTCAACCGCGCGAGACGCGTCTCCGATGTTTCAGCGACGGAGGGGCCGGCGCCAAGCGTTCCAAAATCTTTCGTTGAGCTTGCCGATCTGGTGATCTGGCATGCTGACCCCGAACGATTCGCCCTGCTCTATGCGCTCCTCTGGCGGCTGCGCACCGAGCCCAGGATTGTGAGCGACAGAGGTGACCCTGCCGTCGCGAAGTTACAGGCTATGGCCAAAGCGGTGCGCCGCGACATGCATAAGATGAAAGCCTTTGTGCGCTTCCGCGATGTCGGCGTGACTGGCGCGACACGGCGCAGATTCGCGGCCTGGTTCGAGCCGAGCCATTTCACGCTGGAGCCGACGGCGGGATTTTTCACGCGTCGCTTTGGTGACATGGACTGGTCAATCTTGACGCCTGATCTGTCGGCCCATTTCAGCAACGCGTCACTGACCTTTGCTGACGGCGAGCCAAAGCCCGCCCTGCCGGATGACGCCGCCGAAGCTTTGTGGGTCACCTACTTCCGCAACATCTTCAATCCGGCACGTCTCAAAGTTAACGCGATGCGCGCGGAAATGCCCAAGAAGTACTGGAAGAACCTGCCCGAAGCGTCGGCGATACCGGAACTGATCGCCACAGCAGGCGCCCGAGCCAAAGCCATGCGCGAGAATGCACCCACGCTTCCGCCCTTACGCGCCGCCCGCGTGCACGCGCATGCGCTGGCGACTGTACATGCGCGGCCCATGGAGGGCGGATTACCCGAATTTAGAACGGAACTTCGAGGCTGTACACGCTGTGCTCTCTACCGCGACGCCACGCAGGCAGTGCCCGGTGAAGGGCCGCTGGATGCTCCGTTGATGATCGTGGGAGAACAGCCGGGCGACGAGGAGGATCTTTCGGGCCGGCCCTTTGTGGGCCCCGCCGGCCGTCTGTTTGACCAAGTCGCTGCCGAGGCCGGTCTTGACCGCCACCGCGCCTACATCACCAATGCCGTAAAGCATTTCAAATATGTTGTGCGGGGCAAACGACGGCTGCACCAGCGTCCGAACAGTAATGAAATCAGCCATTGCCGCTGGTGGCTCGATGCGGAACGCGCACTGCTTAAGCCGAAGCTCATTCTGGCAATGGGAGCAAGTGCCGCCGAAGCGCTGACTGGAAGCGGGGAGGGGATTTTGAAACGGCGGGGTACTATCGAAACCACAGGTGACGGCACGCCCGTGCTGCTAACCGTGCATCCAAGTTACCTGTTGCGCCTGCCGGAAGGCACTGCCCGAATTCATGCGATTGGCAATTTTCGTCTTGATCTCGAACAAACGGCATCACGCCTGCGGATGGAATGA
- a CDS encoding porin — MNIKSLLLGSAAALVAVSGARAADAVVMAEPEPVEYVRVCDVYGTGFYYMPGTETCLKVSGYVRYDIGMGDLFGMNDVLDKKDALEDGIFNTNDTYYKRARAALRLDARTETELGTLRAFFQVNFDWDTTTVEIGDYDVSTTKSGLAKLNHAYIELGGFLIGKTDSLFTTFTDYAGSVIHDDMIGFGPYDTHTIQYKFDAGNGFSAAVALEEGADVAYTLDSYVPHVVGGVGYTGGWGSVRVVGGYDSVWEEYAIKARLDVKASETISLFVMGGFKDDDAGEPNYYGNWGGDWAIWGGASFAVSPKAKFNVQLSYDDYENFAAVANVNYELVPGFTITPEVAYYDNFDVDNSDAFGGFIRFQRNF; from the coding sequence ATGAACATTAAGAGCCTGCTTCTCGGCTCCGCTGCGGCCCTCGTCGCAGTATCCGGCGCACGTGCCGCTGATGCGGTCGTCATGGCCGAGCCAGAGCCGGTCGAATACGTTCGCGTTTGCGACGTATACGGCACCGGTTTCTATTACATGCCCGGCACCGAAACCTGCCTGAAGGTCAGCGGCTATGTCCGTTACGACATCGGCATGGGCGATCTGTTCGGCATGAACGACGTTCTTGATAAGAAGGACGCTCTTGAAGATGGTATCTTCAATACGAACGACACCTACTACAAGCGCGCTCGTGCGGCTCTGCGTCTCGACGCCCGCACCGAAACCGAGCTTGGCACCCTGCGTGCATTCTTCCAGGTCAACTTCGATTGGGACACCACCACGGTTGAAATTGGCGATTATGACGTCAGCACCACCAAGTCAGGCCTTGCCAAGCTGAACCACGCTTACATCGAGCTGGGCGGCTTCCTCATCGGTAAGACCGATTCGCTGTTCACCACCTTCACCGACTATGCCGGTTCGGTCATCCATGACGACATGATCGGCTTTGGCCCTTACGACACGCACACCATCCAGTACAAATTCGATGCAGGCAACGGCTTCTCGGCTGCTGTCGCTCTCGAAGAAGGCGCTGACGTGGCCTACACGCTCGACAGCTACGTTCCTCACGTAGTTGGCGGCGTTGGTTACACCGGTGGCTGGGGTTCGGTCCGCGTTGTTGGCGGTTACGACTCGGTCTGGGAAGAATACGCGATCAAGGCACGTTTGGACGTCAAGGCTTCCGAGACGATCAGCCTGTTCGTTATGGGCGGCTTCAAGGATGACGACGCCGGTGAGCCAAATTATTATGGCAACTGGGGTGGCGACTGGGCAATCTGGGGTGGCGCTTCATTCGCCGTTTCGCCGAAAGCCAAGTTCAACGTTCAGCTTTCGTACGACGACTACGAGAACTTCGCAGCCGTTGCTAACGTGAACTACGAACTGGTTCCTGGCTTCACCATCACGCCAGAAGTTGCCTACTACGACAACTTCGACGTCGACAATTCAGACGCTTTCGGCGGCTTCATCCGCTTCCAGCGTAACTTCTAA
- a CDS encoding putative DNA modification/repair radical SAM protein, with protein MPLSLDQKLAILSDAAKYDASCASSGTARRDSRDGKGLGSTEGSGICHAYAPDGRCISLLKILMTNFCIYDCSYCVNRVSSNVQRARFSVEEVVTLTLEFYRRNYIEGLFLSSGIIRSPDATMADMVRIAKILRVDHQFRGYIHLKTIPDAAPELIEQAGLYADRISMNVELPTDAGVAAYAPEKDPAQIRRAMAGVRLRREVASEPSHTGRLPRRFAPAGQSTQMIVGADASNDATILGTANRLYSSYHLKRVYYSAFSPIPDSSVALPLIRPPLQREHRLYQADWLIRFYGFDLDEITGATQDGNLDLDLDPKLAWALANRGLFPVDVNRAGRELLLRVPGFGTKTVSRILSTRRHRSLRYEDLARLGAGMKKARAFVTASGWSPGTLTDSAELRVRFAPPAEQLVLF; from the coding sequence ATGCCGCTTTCCCTCGACCAAAAACTCGCAATTCTCTCAGATGCTGCAAAGTACGATGCTTCTTGTGCCTCCAGCGGCACCGCGCGCCGCGACAGCCGCGACGGCAAGGGGCTTGGTTCGACGGAAGGTTCCGGCATTTGCCATGCCTATGCACCGGATGGCCGCTGTATCAGCCTCCTCAAGATACTGATGACGAATTTTTGTATTTATGACTGTTCCTATTGCGTCAATCGTGTCAGCTCCAATGTTCAGCGCGCCCGTTTTAGTGTGGAAGAAGTTGTGACGCTGACGCTGGAATTTTACAGGCGGAACTATATCGAAGGCCTGTTCCTCTCCTCTGGCATCATCCGCTCGCCTGACGCTACCATGGCCGACATGGTGCGGATCGCCAAAATACTGCGGGTGGACCATCAATTTCGCGGCTACATTCATCTCAAAACCATTCCCGACGCAGCGCCGGAATTGATTGAACAGGCTGGCCTTTATGCCGACCGGATCTCCATGAATGTGGAACTTCCGACCGACGCGGGCGTCGCCGCCTATGCGCCAGAAAAGGACCCGGCGCAGATCCGACGCGCGATGGCCGGTGTACGCCTCCGCCGTGAGGTGGCGTCAGAGCCCAGTCATACGGGCCGTCTTCCACGGCGCTTCGCACCTGCCGGTCAGTCTACCCAGATGATTGTCGGCGCCGATGCTTCCAACGATGCCACAATTTTGGGAACAGCAAATCGGCTGTATTCCAGCTATCATTTGAAACGCGTCTACTATTCGGCATTCTCGCCTATTCCCGACAGCTCGGTTGCCCTGCCGTTGATCCGCCCGCCGCTTCAGCGTGAGCACCGGCTCTATCAGGCTGACTGGCTGATCAGGTTTTACGGGTTCGATCTAGATGAAATTACCGGTGCGACCCAGGACGGCAATCTCGATCTCGATCTTGACCCCAAACTTGCGTGGGCACTGGCGAACCGTGGGCTCTTCCCGGTCGATGTGAACCGTGCCGGGCGGGAGCTCCTGCTGCGCGTGCCCGGTTTCGGAACCAAAACCGTATCGCGTATCCTTTCCACCCGCCGCCACCGCAGCCTGCGCTATGAGGATCTTGCCCGCCTGGGAGCCGGCATGAAAAAGGCCCGCGCCTTTGTCACCGCCAGCGGCTGGTCACCAGGTACGTTGACCGACAGTGCTGAACTGCGCGTTCGCTTTGCTCCTCCCGCCGAACAATTGGTGCTATTTTGA
- a CDS encoding SDR family NAD(P)-dependent oxidoreductase — protein sequence MSKSMEQPGTAWVTGAGTGIGRAVALKLARTGWRVAASARTKADLDALSAEAGGNIVPVPLDVRDAEAVDTGFAEMEKTLGSVDLVVLCAGIYRRDTARTLDPKEFEATVTTNLVGTANCLAAVMPAMMARKAGRIGVVGSVVGYVGLPGASAYGATKAALINLCQSLYPELMANGVQLSLISPGFVETPLTDKNDFPMPFMISAEEAANHIVKGLGSARFDIAFPWKMVVAMRLLAALPSRLLFAVTNRVLWK from the coding sequence ATGAGCAAGTCAATGGAACAACCGGGCACGGCTTGGGTTACCGGTGCCGGCACCGGAATTGGCCGGGCGGTAGCACTGAAACTTGCCCGGACGGGTTGGCGCGTTGCCGCCAGTGCCCGCACGAAGGCAGACCTTGATGCCCTGTCGGCCGAGGCCGGCGGCAATATTGTGCCGGTTCCACTCGATGTGCGCGATGCTGAAGCAGTCGACACAGGGTTCGCGGAGATGGAAAAGACGCTGGGTTCGGTTGATCTGGTCGTTCTTTGCGCTGGCATCTATCGCCGTGACACAGCACGCACCCTGGACCCCAAGGAATTTGAAGCGACGGTGACAACCAATCTTGTCGGCACCGCAAACTGCCTTGCCGCCGTGATGCCCGCGATGATGGCGCGCAAAGCCGGGCGCATTGGTGTGGTGGGCTCGGTAGTGGGCTATGTTGGCCTGCCAGGCGCGTCCGCTTACGGTGCTACCAAGGCAGCCCTTATCAACCTATGCCAGTCACTTTATCCCGAATTGATGGCGAATGGCGTGCAACTCAGCCTGATCAGCCCGGGATTTGTAGAGACCCCGCTGACTGACAAAAACGATTTTCCGATGCCTTTTATGATCTCGGCTGAGGAGGCGGCAAATCATATCGTGAAGGGACTAGGTAGTGCGCGCTTCGATATCGCGTTTCCGTGGAAGATGGTTGTGGCCATGCGGCTTCTTGCGGCACTGCCGAGCAGGCTACTGTTTGCCGTCACGAACCGGGTGCTGTGGAAATAG